In a genomic window of Octopus bimaculoides isolate UCB-OBI-ISO-001 chromosome 25, ASM119413v2, whole genome shotgun sequence:
- the LOC106876357 gene encoding pyruvate carboxylase, mitochondrial — translation MLRLQRHVAQLRGLAEDHLAAITTRPQCHPGYRLPASLRQASSSAADGKPIQKLLVANRGEIAIRVFRACTEMNIRTVAIYSEQDMMHMHRQKADESYLIGKGLEPVAAYLNIPGIIQIAQENNVDAIHPGYGFLSERSDFAQACIDAGINFIGPSPHVVQQMGDKIEARQAAINAGVTVVPGTDTPVKEAEEAAAFCQKFGLPVIFKAAFGGGGRGMRVVRKLEDVKESFERASSEALAAFGDGSLFLEKFIERPRHIEVQILGDKYGNVVHLYERDCSVQRRHQKVVEIAPAPQLDEGLRQAMASSALQLAEHVGYQNAGTVEFLLDNDGRFYFIEVNARLQVEHTVTEEVTGVDLVQSQIKVAEGKSLSEIGLTQDNIKLNGCSIQCRMTTEDPAKSFQPDTGRIEVFRSGEGMGIRLDGASAFAGAIISPYYDSLLVKVIASARDHPSACAKMLRALMEFRIRGVKTNIPFLLNVLQNERFLSGIVDTNFIDEHSELFQFEPSQNRAQKLLHYLGQVMVNGPQTPLATKLQPSDTEPTVPEVPVDKSRPNGWRTVLLQEGPEGFAKKVRQNKGLLLMDTTFRDAHQSLLATRVRTRDLLNISPFVAHNFNQFYSLENWGGATFDVALRFLHECPWQRLQEMRKLIPNIPFQMLLRGANAVGYTNYPDNVVYKFCELAVSHGMDVFRVFDSLNYVPNLVVGIDAVGKAGGVIEAAISYTGDVADPTKTKYDMNYYMNLSEELIKAGTHILCIKDMAGLLRPKAAKMLIGNLRDKYPDMPIHVHTHDTSGAGVAAMLACAEAGADVVDVAVDSMSGMTSQPSMGAVVASLEGTDRDTDIDLNKVSTYSAYWEQARNLYGPFECCVTMKSGNADIYKNEIPGGQYTNLQFQAFSLGLADQFEEVKKKYVEANKLLGDLPKVTPSSKVVGDMAQFMVQNKLTSDDVHNKAEELSFPVSVVEYFQGLLGEPPGGYPEPLRTKILKGLPKIDGRPGASMEPFNFEKMREELKQKHKTNVHEVDLMSAALYPKVFSDYFEFRQKYGPVECLDTKLFLVGPQMAQECEVEIERGKTLHIKTLAVGDIGDDGRREVFFELNGQLRSVKIIDELAMKDLVIHPKATSDPSSIGAPMPGTVVDIRVKKGDTVEKGQPVLILSAMKMEMIVTAPLSGTVSSVAVTKDMKLEGDDLLMEIQPN, via the exons ATGCTTCGACTCCAGCGTCACGTAGCTCAGCTACGGGGTTTGGCCGAGGATCATCTTGCCGCTATTACAACCCGCCCACAATGCCATCCTGGTTATCGACTCCCAGCATCGCTGAGACAGGCGTCTTCATCCGCAGCCGATGGGAAACCTATCCAGAAACTCCTTGTTGCTAACAGAG GAGAAATTGCCATCCGAGTGTTTCGGGCTTGCACCGAAATGAATATCCGTACCGTTGCAATTTATTCTGAACAGGATATGatgcacatgcacagacagaaaGCTGATGAGTCTTATTTGATAGGCAAAGGCCTAGAACCAGTGGCTGCATATCTGAATATTCCAGGAATAATACAAATTGCTCAA GAAAACAATGTTGATGCCATTCACCCTGGTTATGGCTTCCTCTCAGAACGTTCAGATTTTGCTCAAGCATGTATAGATGCTGGCATTAACTTTATTGGTCCAAGCCCTCATGTTGTTCAACAGATGGGTGACAAAATTGAAGCTCGTCAAGCTGCCATTAATGCAG GTGTCACGGTGGTTCCGGGTACAGATACGCCCGtcaaagaagcagaagaagctGCTGCCTTTTGTCAGAAGTTTGGCTTACCCGTGATTTTCAAAGCTGCTTTTGGAGGTGGTGGTCGCGGAATGAGAGTTGTAAGAAAACTTGAG GATGTTAAAGAGAGTTTTGAAAGAGCGTCTTCTGAGGCTCTGGCTGCATTTGGTGACGGTTCTTTATTCTTGGAGAAATTCATTGAGAGACCCCGTCATATTGAAGTCCAAATTCTCG GTGATAAATACGGCAATGTCGTGCATTTATATGAGCGTGACTGCTCAGTGCAGCGACGTCATCAGAAAGTCGTAGAAATTGCACCAGCTCCCCAGCTAGATGAGGGATTGCGGCAAGCAATGGCCAGCAGTGCACTTCAGCTTGCTGAACATGTTGGCTACCAAAATGCTGGCACCGTTGAATTTCTCTTGGACAACGATGGACGTTTTTACTTCATTGAGGTCAATGCACGACTCCAAGTCGAACACACAGTTACTGAAGAGGTCACCGG AGTTGACTTGGTCCAATCCCAGATCAAAGTAGCTGAAGGCAAAAGTCTGTCAGAGATTGGCTTAACTCAAGACAATATCAAATTAAATGGTTGTTCCATCCAATGCCGAATGACTACTGAAGATCCTGCAAAAAGTTTCCAACCTGATACTGGCAGAATTGAG gtgtttCGGAGTGGTGAAGGTATGGGCATACGTCTTGATGGCGCTTCAGCTTTTGCTGGTGCCATTATCTCGCCTTATTACGATTCCCTCCTGGTGAAAGTGATCGCTTCAGCTCGTGACCATCCCTCTGCTTGTGCCAAGATGCTTCGAGCCCTCATGGAATTTCGAATTCGTGGAGTGAAG ACCAACATTCCATTCCTGTTGAATGTGCTTCAGAATGAGCGTTTTCTGTCTGGCATTGTCGACACAAACTTCATTGATGAACACTCTGAGCTGTTTCAGTTTGAACCATCACAGAACCGAGCCCAGAAACTACTCCACTACCTTGGCCAAGTTATGGTCAATGGACCACAAACACCACTTGCTACCAAACTCCAGCCTTCAGACACTGAGCCTACAGTTCCTGAAGTACCTGTTG ACAAAAGCCGTCCAAATGGTTGGCGAACAGTTCTGCTTCAAGAAGGGCCAGAGGGTTTCGCCAAGAAGGTCCGCCAAAACAAAGGCCTGCTACTGATGGATACCACATTCCGAGATGCTCATCAATCTTTACTTGCCACTCGGGTACGCACCAGGGACCTCTTAAACATCTCACCGTTTGTGGCACACAATTTTAACCAATTCTACAGTTTAGAGAACTGGGGAG GTGCCACATTCGACGTTGCTCTTCGTTTCCTTCATGAATGTCCCTGGCAACGTCTCCAAGAAATGAGGAAACTGATACCAAACATACCATTCCAGATGCTCTTACGTGGTGCCAATGCTGTCGGCTATACCAACTATCCTGACAATGTGGTCTACAA ATTCTGTGAACTGGCTGTTTCCCATGGAATGGATGTCTTCCGAGTGTTTGATTCTTTGAACTATGTTCCAAACTTGGTGGTTGGAATAGATGCTGTTGGCAAAGCAG GTGGAGTTATTgaagctgctatttcttacactGGAGATGTGGCTGATCCAACCAAGACTAAATATGATATGAATTATTATATGAACCTTTCTGAAGAACTTATCAAGGCAGGAACTCATATCCTATGTATAAAG gacaTGGCTGGACTTCTTCGTCCGAAAGCCGCCAAAATGCTCATCGGTAATTTGAGGGACAAGTATCCAGACATGCCGATCCACGTTCACACACACGACACGTCGGGCGCCGGAGTAGCTGCAATGCTTGCCTGTGCCGAGGCTGGAGCCGATGTTGTCGATGTTGCTGTGGATTCCATGTCCGGAATGACGTCACAGCCAAGTATGGGCGCAGTAGTTGCCTCCCTTGAAGGAACAGACCGTGACACAG ATATTGATCTTAACAAGGTTTCCACATACTCTGCCTACTGGGAGCAAGCCCGTAACCTGTATGGACCATTTGAATGTTGCGTCACAATGAAAAGTGGCAATGCTGACATTTACAAAAATGAGATTCCAG GGGGCCAATATACCAATTTACAATTCCAAGCTTTCAGCCTTGGTCTGGCTGACCAATTTGAAGAAGTCAAAAAGAAATATGTGGAAGCTAACAAGTTGCTgggagacttgcccaag GTCACCCCATCGTCCAAAGTGGTCGGGGATATGGCCCAGTTCATGGTACAGAATAAACTGACTTCCGACGACGTCCACAACAAAGCTGAAGAATTGTCGTTCCCTGTCTCAGTGGTGGAGTATTTCCAGGGGCTTCTTGGAGAGCCTCCAGGTGGATACCCAGAGCCTCTCAGAACAAAG atcTTGAAAGGATTGCCAAAGATCGACGGTCGTCCTGGGGCCTCTATGGAACCATTTAACTTTGAGAAAATGCGTGAAGAACTGAAACAGAAGCATAAGACAAACGTTCACGAAGTCGATCTGATGAGTGCTGCTCTCTACCCGAAAGTCTTCTCTGATTATTTTGAATTCCGACAGAAATATGGACCTGTTGAATGTCTGGACACAAAACTGTTCTTGGTTGGTCCACAGATGGCACAGGAATGTGAG GTAGAAATTGAGCGAGGAAAGACCCTCCATATCAAAACTCTGGCCGTTGGTGACATTGGAGATGATGGCCGACGAGAAGTCTTCTTTGAACTCAATGGACAGTTGAGGTCTGTGAAAATCATAGATGAATTAGCAATGAAG gATTTGGTAATACATCCAAAAGCAACGAGTGATCCTAGTTCTATTGGAGCACCAATGCCTGGCACCGTTGTTGATATAAGAGTGAAGAAAGGTGACACTGTTGAGAAGGGCCAGCCAGTCTTGATTTTGAGTGCCATGAAAATGGAAATGATTGTCACCGCCCCATTATCGGGAACAGTCTCCAGTGTAGCAGTGACAAAAGATATGAAGCTCGAAGGGGACGATCTCCTGATGGAAATTCAACCAAATTAG